CCCATTGGTGACGAAGTTATTAAAAAGCTTGTGTCCGTATTCAGGCAGAACTTAGCTAGTATCGACCTGATGACACGCCACGGCGATGAATTCAACTTTCTCCTTGTAAAAAAAGGTGCTGAAAGAAGCATTATGGAGATGGAAGAAATCCGTAGGTATCTTTCGGACAATACATTCACTTTAAGTGATAAGAATAAAACAGAAAATGTATATGTAACTATCAGTTGTGGTATAGCAAGCTACCCTCGGGATGCAAAAAATGCAATTGAATTGTTCAGAGTTGCTGATAGTGCAATGTTCAGGGCAAAAAAGCTAGGTAAAAATAAAGTTTGCCTTTCTGAAGCTGAAAGTATGGTTTTAAAATCTAGCTATTTTACCAAAACTCAAATAGATCGCCTTTCTGAGCTATCAAAGGAAACTGAAAAAACCGAAGCTTTTCTTTTACGTGAGGCTTTGGACGATTTATTTAAGAAGTATAGCAAATAGCACATACCAATAAAAAATAGTGGTTTGATATACGGTTGGGCGTACTGAGTATGCTTTCAAGAAAATGGCTTCTTGGGTGGGAAGCTCGATATTCGAGTTCTCCCACCCTTTTTATATTCATTTAGTACGGAAGGACGGTTTGGCTGTTATGAAAGAAGCAAAAAGAGATGCAATTTGGGTTGGCGC
The nucleotide sequence above comes from Clostridia bacterium. Encoded proteins:
- a CDS encoding diguanylate cyclase, whose amino-acid sequence is MENPLVTKEEFIAKVEELIANSDGPFSIVVADIDNFENINKIYGYPIGDEVIKKLVSVFRQNLASIDLMTRHGDEFNFLLVKKGAERSIMEMEEIRRYLSDNTFTLSDKNKTENVYVTISCGIASYPRDAKNAIELFRVADSAMFRAKKLGKNKVCLSEAESMVLKSSYFTKTQIDRLSELSKETEKTEAFLLREALDDLFKKYSK